A region from the Engraulis encrasicolus isolate BLACKSEA-1 chromosome 18, IST_EnEncr_1.0, whole genome shotgun sequence genome encodes:
- the LOC134469155 gene encoding neurofilament heavy polypeptide-like isoform X5 — protein sequence MRGPVLAVLVILLNALVCDVSTSPVKGVSPGKGKDQQMVSTSPAKEVSPGKGKEQQVSTSSVKKVSPGKGKDQQMDQLSEDDLIDSKSQIPSAKKTPKPTDQLSEDDVSKSHTPSAKKTQKPSVSSSPVKKVSPGKGKDQQMDQLSEDDLIHSKSKTPSTKKTSKPKVSSSPVKKVSPGKGKDQQEVSSSPVKKGSPGKGKDQQMDQLSEDDLIDSKTNTPSAKKTPKPKVSSSPVKKVSPGKGKDQQMDQLSEDDLIDSKSNTPSAKKTPKPTVSSSPVKKASPGKGKDQQMDQLSEDDVSKSHTPSAKKTQKPSVSSSPVKKVSPGKGKDQQEVSISPVKKGSPGKGKDQLMGMVTGYWSNYYSRMLCYQLSEDDLIDSKTNTPSAKKTPKPKVSSSPVKKVSPVKGKDQQIDQLSEDDLIDSKSNTPSAKKTPKPTVSSSPVKKVSPGKGKDQQMDQLSEDDLIASKSQTPSAKKTLKPTVSSSPVKKVSPGKGKDQQIDQLSEDMIDSKSNTPSAKKAPKPAVSSSPIKKVSPGKGKDQKEVSSPVKKVSPGKGKDQQMDQLSEDDVVDSKANTPSAKKTQKPTVSSSLVKKVSPGKGKDQQMDQLSEDDLIDSKSHSPSAKKTPKSSVSSSPVKKVSPGEGKDQQEVSKSPVKKVSPGKGKDQQMGSTSPVKKVSPGKGKGQQMGSPALGSTN from the exons ATGAGGGGTCCAGTCTTGGCTGTGCTTGTCATCCTGCTTAATGCACTAGTATGTGATG TTTCCACCTCTCCAGTTAAAGGGGTTTCTCCAGGCAAAGGGAAGGATCAACAAATGG TTTCCACTTCCCCGGCTAAGGAGGTTTCTCCAGGCAAAGGGAAGGAACAACAAG TGTCCACTTCTTCGGTTAAGAAGGTTTCTCCAGGCAAAGGGAAGGATCAACAAATGG ATCAACTGAGTGAAGATGATTTGATTGATTCCAAATCGCAAATTCCCTCGGCCAAGAAAACCCCAAagcctacag ATCAACTGAGTGAAGATGATGTTTCCAAATCACACACTCCCTCGGCCAAGAAAACCCAAAAGCCTTCAG TGTCCAGTTCTCCGGTTAAGAAGGTTTCTCCAGGCAAAGGGAAGGATCAACAAATGG ATCAACTGAGTGAAGATGATTTGATTCATTCTAAATCAAAGACTCCCTCGACCAAGAAAACGTCAAAGCCTAAAG TGTCCTCTTCTCCAGTTAAGAAGGTTTCTCCAGGCAAAGGGAAGGATCAACAAGAAG TGTCCAGTTCTCCGGTTAAGAAGGGTTCTCCAGGCAAAGGAAAGGATCAACAAATGG ATCAACTGAGTGAAGATGATCTGATTGATTCCAAAACAAACACTCCCTCGGCCAAGAAGACTCCAAAGCCTAAAG TGTCCAGTTCTCCGGTTAAGAAGGTTTCTCCAGGCAAAGGGAAGGATCAACAAATGG ATCAACTGAGTGAAGATGATTTGATTGATTCTAAATCAAACACTCCCTCGGCCAAGAAAACGCCAAagcctacag TGTCCAGTTCTCCGGTTAAGAAGGCTTCTCCAGGCAAAGGGAAGGATCAACAAATGG ATCAACTGAGTGAAGATGATGTTTCCAAATCACACACTCCCTCGGCCAAGAAAACCCAAAAGCCTTCAG TGTCCAGTTCTCCGGTTAAGAAG GTTTCTCCAGGCAAAGGGAAGGATCAACAAGAAG TGTCCATTTCTCCGGTTAAGAAGGGTTCTCCAGGCAAAGGAAAGGATCAACTAATGGGTATGGTGACTGGCTATTGGTCAAATTATTACTCAAGGATGCTTTGTT ATCAACTGAGTGAAGATGATCTGATTGATTCCAAAACAAACACTCCCTCGGCCAAGAAGACTCCAAAGCCTAAAG TGTCCAGTTCTCCGGTTAAGAAGGTTTCTCCAGTCAAAGGGAAGGATCAACAAATCG ATCAACTGAGTGAAGATGATTTGATTGATTCCAAATCAAACACTCCCTCGGCCAAGAAAACGCCAAagcctacag TGTCCAGTTCTCCGGTTAAGAAGGTTTCTCCAGGCAAAGGGAAGGATCAACAAATGG ATCAACTGAGTGAAGATGATTTGATTGCTTCCAAATCGCAAACTCCCTCGGCCAAGAAAACGCTAAAGCCTACAG TGTCCAGTTCTCCGGTTAAGAAGGTTTCTCCAGGCAAAGGGAAGGATCAACAAATTG ATCAACTGAGTGAAGATATGATTGATTCCAAATCAAACACTCCCTCGGCCAAGAAAGCACCAAAGCCTGCAG TGTCCAGTTCCCCAATTAAGAAGGTTTCTCCAGGCAAAGGGAAGGATCAAAAAGAAG TGTCTTCTCCGGTTAAGAAGGTTTCTCCAGGCAAAGGGAAGGATCAACAAATGG ATCAACTGAGTGAAGATGATGTGGTTGATTCCAAAGCAAACACTCCCTCGGCGAAGAAAACACAGAAGCCTACAG TGTCCAGTTCTCTGGTTAAGAAGGTTTCTCCAGGCAAAGGGAAGGATCAACAAATGG ATCAACTGAGTGAAGATGATTTGATTGATTCCAAATCGCACAGTCCCTCGGCTAAGAAAACGCCAAAGTCTTCAG TGTCCTCTTCCCCAGTTAAGAAGGTTTCTCCAGGCGAAGGGAAGGATCAACAAGAAG TTTCCAAGTCTCCGGTTAAGAAGGTTTCTCCAGGCAAAGGGAAGGACCAGCAAATGG GCTCCACTTCTCCGGTTAAGAAGGTTTCTCCAGGCAAAGGGAAAGGCCAGCAAATGG GCTCTCCTGCTCTCGGCTCCACTAACTAG
- the LOC134469155 gene encoding neurofilament heavy polypeptide-like isoform X17, with amino-acid sequence MRGPVLAVLVILLNALVCDVSTSPVKGVSPGKGKDQQMVSTSPAKEVSPGKGKEQQVSTSSVKKVSPGKGKDQQMDQLSEDDLIDSKSQIPSAKKTPKPTVSSSPVKVSPGKGKHQQMDQLSEDDVSKSHTPSAKKTQKPSVSSSPVKKVSPGKGKDQQMDQLSEDDLIHSKSKTPSTKKTSKPKVKKVSPGKGKDQQEVSSSPVKKVSPGKGKDQQMDQLSEDDLIDSKSNTPSAKKTPKPTVSSSPVKKASPGKGKDQQMDQLSEDDVSKSHTPSAKKTQKPSVSSSPVKKVSPGKGKDQQEVSISPVKKGSPGKGKDQLMGMVTGYWSNYYSRMLCYQLSEDDLIDSKTNTPSAKKTPKPKVSSSPVKKVSPVKGKDQQIDQLSEDDLIDSKSNTPSAKKTPKPTVSSSPVKKVSPGKGKDQQMDQLSEDDLIASKSQTPSAKKTLKPTVSSSPVKKVSPGKGKDQQIDQLSEDMIDSKSNTPSAKKAPKPAVSSSPIKKVSPGKGKDQKEVSSPVKKVSPGKGKDQQMDQLSEDDVVDSKANTPSAKKTQKPTVSSSLVKKVSPGKGKDQQMDQLSEDDLIDSKSHSPSAKKTPKSSVSSSPVKKVSPGEGKDQQEVSKSPVKKVSPGKGKDQQMGSTSPVKKVSPGKGKGQQMGSPALGSTN; translated from the exons ATGAGGGGTCCAGTCTTGGCTGTGCTTGTCATCCTGCTTAATGCACTAGTATGTGATG TTTCCACCTCTCCAGTTAAAGGGGTTTCTCCAGGCAAAGGGAAGGATCAACAAATGG TTTCCACTTCCCCGGCTAAGGAGGTTTCTCCAGGCAAAGGGAAGGAACAACAAG TGTCCACTTCTTCGGTTAAGAAGGTTTCTCCAGGCAAAGGGAAGGATCAACAAATGG ATCAACTGAGTGAAGATGATTTGATTGATTCCAAATCGCAAATTCCCTCGGCCAAGAAAACCCCAAagcctacag TGTCTAGTTCTCCGGTTAAGGTTTCTCCAGGCAAAGGGAAGCATCAACAAATGG ATCAACTGAGTGAAGATGATGTTTCCAAATCACACACTCCCTCGGCCAAGAAAACCCAAAAGCCTTCAG TGTCCAGTTCTCCGGTTAAGAAGGTTTCTCCAGGCAAAGGGAAGGATCAACAAATGG ATCAACTGAGTGAAGATGATTTGATTCATTCTAAATCAAAGACTCCCTCGACCAAGAAAACGTCAAAGCCTAAAG TTAAGAAGGTTTCTCCAGGCAAAGGGAAGGATCAACAAGAAG TGTCCAGTTCTCCGGTTAAGAAGGTTTCTCCAGGCAAAGGGAAGGATCAACAAATGG ATCAACTGAGTGAAGATGATTTGATTGATTCTAAATCAAACACTCCCTCGGCCAAGAAAACGCCAAagcctacag TGTCCAGTTCTCCGGTTAAGAAGGCTTCTCCAGGCAAAGGGAAGGATCAACAAATGG ATCAACTGAGTGAAGATGATGTTTCCAAATCACACACTCCCTCGGCCAAGAAAACCCAAAAGCCTTCAG TGTCCAGTTCTCCGGTTAAGAAG GTTTCTCCAGGCAAAGGGAAGGATCAACAAGAAG TGTCCATTTCTCCGGTTAAGAAGGGTTCTCCAGGCAAAGGAAAGGATCAACTAATGGGTATGGTGACTGGCTATTGGTCAAATTATTACTCAAGGATGCTTTGTT ATCAACTGAGTGAAGATGATCTGATTGATTCCAAAACAAACACTCCCTCGGCCAAGAAGACTCCAAAGCCTAAAG TGTCCAGTTCTCCGGTTAAGAAGGTTTCTCCAGTCAAAGGGAAGGATCAACAAATCG ATCAACTGAGTGAAGATGATTTGATTGATTCCAAATCAAACACTCCCTCGGCCAAGAAAACGCCAAagcctacag TGTCCAGTTCTCCGGTTAAGAAGGTTTCTCCAGGCAAAGGGAAGGATCAACAAATGG ATCAACTGAGTGAAGATGATTTGATTGCTTCCAAATCGCAAACTCCCTCGGCCAAGAAAACGCTAAAGCCTACAG TGTCCAGTTCTCCGGTTAAGAAGGTTTCTCCAGGCAAAGGGAAGGATCAACAAATTG ATCAACTGAGTGAAGATATGATTGATTCCAAATCAAACACTCCCTCGGCCAAGAAAGCACCAAAGCCTGCAG TGTCCAGTTCCCCAATTAAGAAGGTTTCTCCAGGCAAAGGGAAGGATCAAAAAGAAG TGTCTTCTCCGGTTAAGAAGGTTTCTCCAGGCAAAGGGAAGGATCAACAAATGG ATCAACTGAGTGAAGATGATGTGGTTGATTCCAAAGCAAACACTCCCTCGGCGAAGAAAACACAGAAGCCTACAG TGTCCAGTTCTCTGGTTAAGAAGGTTTCTCCAGGCAAAGGGAAGGATCAACAAATGG ATCAACTGAGTGAAGATGATTTGATTGATTCCAAATCGCACAGTCCCTCGGCTAAGAAAACGCCAAAGTCTTCAG TGTCCTCTTCCCCAGTTAAGAAGGTTTCTCCAGGCGAAGGGAAGGATCAACAAGAAG TTTCCAAGTCTCCGGTTAAGAAGGTTTCTCCAGGCAAAGGGAAGGACCAGCAAATGG GCTCCACTTCTCCGGTTAAGAAGGTTTCTCCAGGCAAAGGGAAAGGCCAGCAAATGG GCTCTCCTGCTCTCGGCTCCACTAACTAG
- the LOC134469155 gene encoding neurofilament heavy polypeptide-like isoform X12, translating to MRGPVLAVLVILLNALVCDVSTSPVKGVSPGKGKDQQMVSTSPAKEVSPGKGKEQQVSTSSVKKVSPGKGKDQQMDQLSEDDLIDSKSQIPSAKKTPKPTVSSSPVKVSPGKGKHQQMDQLSEDDVSKSHTPSAKKTQKPSVSSSPVKKVSPGKGKDQQMDQLSEDDLIHSKSKTPSTKKTSKPKVSSSPVKKVSPGKGKDQQEVSSSPVKKGSPGKGKDQQMDQLSEDDLIDSKTNTPSAKKTPKPKVSSSPVKKVSPGKGKDQQMDQLSEDDLIDSKSNTPSAKKTPKPTVSSSPVKKASPGKGKDQQMDQLSEDDVSKSHTPSAKKTQKPSVSSSPVKKVSPGKGKDQQEVSISPVKKGSPGKGKDQLMGMVTGYWSNYYSRMLCYQLSEDDLIDSKTNTPSAKKTPKPKVSSSPVKKVSPVKGKDQQIDQLSEDDLIDSKSNTPSAKKTPKPTVSSSPVKKVSPGKGKDQQIDQLSEDMIDSKSNTPSAKKAPKPAVSSSPIKKVSPGKGKDQKEVSSPVKKVSPGKGKDQQMDQLSEDDVVDSKANTPSAKKTQKPTVSSSLVKKVSPGKGKDQQMDQLSEDDLIDSKSHSPSAKKTPKSSVSSSPVKKVSPGEGKDQQEVSKSPVKKVSPGKGKDQQMGSTSPVKKVSPGKGKGQQMGSPALGSTN from the exons ATGAGGGGTCCAGTCTTGGCTGTGCTTGTCATCCTGCTTAATGCACTAGTATGTGATG TTTCCACCTCTCCAGTTAAAGGGGTTTCTCCAGGCAAAGGGAAGGATCAACAAATGG TTTCCACTTCCCCGGCTAAGGAGGTTTCTCCAGGCAAAGGGAAGGAACAACAAG TGTCCACTTCTTCGGTTAAGAAGGTTTCTCCAGGCAAAGGGAAGGATCAACAAATGG ATCAACTGAGTGAAGATGATTTGATTGATTCCAAATCGCAAATTCCCTCGGCCAAGAAAACCCCAAagcctacag TGTCTAGTTCTCCGGTTAAGGTTTCTCCAGGCAAAGGGAAGCATCAACAAATGG ATCAACTGAGTGAAGATGATGTTTCCAAATCACACACTCCCTCGGCCAAGAAAACCCAAAAGCCTTCAG TGTCCAGTTCTCCGGTTAAGAAGGTTTCTCCAGGCAAAGGGAAGGATCAACAAATGG ATCAACTGAGTGAAGATGATTTGATTCATTCTAAATCAAAGACTCCCTCGACCAAGAAAACGTCAAAGCCTAAAG TGTCCTCTTCTCCAGTTAAGAAGGTTTCTCCAGGCAAAGGGAAGGATCAACAAGAAG TGTCCAGTTCTCCGGTTAAGAAGGGTTCTCCAGGCAAAGGAAAGGATCAACAAATGG ATCAACTGAGTGAAGATGATCTGATTGATTCCAAAACAAACACTCCCTCGGCCAAGAAGACTCCAAAGCCTAAAG TGTCCAGTTCTCCGGTTAAGAAGGTTTCTCCAGGCAAAGGGAAGGATCAACAAATGG ATCAACTGAGTGAAGATGATTTGATTGATTCTAAATCAAACACTCCCTCGGCCAAGAAAACGCCAAagcctacag TGTCCAGTTCTCCGGTTAAGAAGGCTTCTCCAGGCAAAGGGAAGGATCAACAAATGG ATCAACTGAGTGAAGATGATGTTTCCAAATCACACACTCCCTCGGCCAAGAAAACCCAAAAGCCTTCAG TGTCCAGTTCTCCGGTTAAGAAG GTTTCTCCAGGCAAAGGGAAGGATCAACAAGAAG TGTCCATTTCTCCGGTTAAGAAGGGTTCTCCAGGCAAAGGAAAGGATCAACTAATGGGTATGGTGACTGGCTATTGGTCAAATTATTACTCAAGGATGCTTTGTT ATCAACTGAGTGAAGATGATCTGATTGATTCCAAAACAAACACTCCCTCGGCCAAGAAGACTCCAAAGCCTAAAG TGTCCAGTTCTCCGGTTAAGAAGGTTTCTCCAGTCAAAGGGAAGGATCAACAAATCG ATCAACTGAGTGAAGATGATTTGATTGATTCCAAATCAAACACTCCCTCGGCCAAGAAAACGCCAAagcctacag TGTCCAGTTCTCCGGTTAAGAAGGTTTCTCCAGGCAAAGGGAAGGATCAACAAATTG ATCAACTGAGTGAAGATATGATTGATTCCAAATCAAACACTCCCTCGGCCAAGAAAGCACCAAAGCCTGCAG TGTCCAGTTCCCCAATTAAGAAGGTTTCTCCAGGCAAAGGGAAGGATCAAAAAGAAG TGTCTTCTCCGGTTAAGAAGGTTTCTCCAGGCAAAGGGAAGGATCAACAAATGG ATCAACTGAGTGAAGATGATGTGGTTGATTCCAAAGCAAACACTCCCTCGGCGAAGAAAACACAGAAGCCTACAG TGTCCAGTTCTCTGGTTAAGAAGGTTTCTCCAGGCAAAGGGAAGGATCAACAAATGG ATCAACTGAGTGAAGATGATTTGATTGATTCCAAATCGCACAGTCCCTCGGCTAAGAAAACGCCAAAGTCTTCAG TGTCCTCTTCCCCAGTTAAGAAGGTTTCTCCAGGCGAAGGGAAGGATCAACAAGAAG TTTCCAAGTCTCCGGTTAAGAAGGTTTCTCCAGGCAAAGGGAAGGACCAGCAAATGG GCTCCACTTCTCCGGTTAAGAAGGTTTCTCCAGGCAAAGGGAAAGGCCAGCAAATGG GCTCTCCTGCTCTCGGCTCCACTAACTAG
- the LOC134469155 gene encoding neurofilament heavy polypeptide-like isoform X26 encodes MRGPVLAVLVILLNALVCDVSTSPVKGVSPGKGKDQQMVSTSPAKEVSPGKGKEQQVSTSSVKKVSPGKGKDQQMDQLSEDDLIDSKSQIPSAKKTPKPTVSSSPVKVSPGKGKHQQMDQLSEDDVSKSHTPSAKKTQKPSVSSSPVKKVSPGKGKDQQMDQLSEDDLIHSKSKTPSTKKTSKPKVSSSPVKKVSPGKGKDQQEVSSSPVKKGSPGKGKDQQMDQLSEDDLIDSKTNTPSAKKTPKPKVSSSPVKKVSPGKGKDQQMDQLSEDDLIDSKSNTPSAKKTPKPTVSSSPVKKASPGKGKDQQMDQLSEDDVSKSHTPSAKKTQKPSVSSSPVKKVSPGKGKDQQMDQLSEDDLIASKSQTPSAKKTLKPTVSSSPVKKVSPGKGKDQQIDQLSEDMIDSKSNTPSAKKAPKPAVSSSPIKKVSPGKGKDQKEVSSPVKKVSPGKGKDQQMDQLSEDDVVDSKANTPSAKKTQKPTVSSSLVKKVSPGKGKDQQMDQLSEDDLIDSKSHSPSAKKTPKSSVSSSPVKKVSPGEGKDQQEVSKSPVKKVSPGKGKDQQMGSTSPVKKVSPGKGKGQQMGSPALGSTN; translated from the exons ATGAGGGGTCCAGTCTTGGCTGTGCTTGTCATCCTGCTTAATGCACTAGTATGTGATG TTTCCACCTCTCCAGTTAAAGGGGTTTCTCCAGGCAAAGGGAAGGATCAACAAATGG TTTCCACTTCCCCGGCTAAGGAGGTTTCTCCAGGCAAAGGGAAGGAACAACAAG TGTCCACTTCTTCGGTTAAGAAGGTTTCTCCAGGCAAAGGGAAGGATCAACAAATGG ATCAACTGAGTGAAGATGATTTGATTGATTCCAAATCGCAAATTCCCTCGGCCAAGAAAACCCCAAagcctacag TGTCTAGTTCTCCGGTTAAGGTTTCTCCAGGCAAAGGGAAGCATCAACAAATGG ATCAACTGAGTGAAGATGATGTTTCCAAATCACACACTCCCTCGGCCAAGAAAACCCAAAAGCCTTCAG TGTCCAGTTCTCCGGTTAAGAAGGTTTCTCCAGGCAAAGGGAAGGATCAACAAATGG ATCAACTGAGTGAAGATGATTTGATTCATTCTAAATCAAAGACTCCCTCGACCAAGAAAACGTCAAAGCCTAAAG TGTCCTCTTCTCCAGTTAAGAAGGTTTCTCCAGGCAAAGGGAAGGATCAACAAGAAG TGTCCAGTTCTCCGGTTAAGAAGGGTTCTCCAGGCAAAGGAAAGGATCAACAAATGG ATCAACTGAGTGAAGATGATCTGATTGATTCCAAAACAAACACTCCCTCGGCCAAGAAGACTCCAAAGCCTAAAG TGTCCAGTTCTCCGGTTAAGAAGGTTTCTCCAGGCAAAGGGAAGGATCAACAAATGG ATCAACTGAGTGAAGATGATTTGATTGATTCTAAATCAAACACTCCCTCGGCCAAGAAAACGCCAAagcctacag TGTCCAGTTCTCCGGTTAAGAAGGCTTCTCCAGGCAAAGGGAAGGATCAACAAATGG ATCAACTGAGTGAAGATGATGTTTCCAAATCACACACTCCCTCGGCCAAGAAAACCCAAAAGCCTTCAG TGTCCAGTTCTCCGGTTAAGAAGGTTTCTCCAGGCAAAGGGAAGGATCAACAAATGG ATCAACTGAGTGAAGATGATTTGATTGCTTCCAAATCGCAAACTCCCTCGGCCAAGAAAACGCTAAAGCCTACAG TGTCCAGTTCTCCGGTTAAGAAGGTTTCTCCAGGCAAAGGGAAGGATCAACAAATTG ATCAACTGAGTGAAGATATGATTGATTCCAAATCAAACACTCCCTCGGCCAAGAAAGCACCAAAGCCTGCAG TGTCCAGTTCCCCAATTAAGAAGGTTTCTCCAGGCAAAGGGAAGGATCAAAAAGAAG TGTCTTCTCCGGTTAAGAAGGTTTCTCCAGGCAAAGGGAAGGATCAACAAATGG ATCAACTGAGTGAAGATGATGTGGTTGATTCCAAAGCAAACACTCCCTCGGCGAAGAAAACACAGAAGCCTACAG TGTCCAGTTCTCTGGTTAAGAAGGTTTCTCCAGGCAAAGGGAAGGATCAACAAATGG ATCAACTGAGTGAAGATGATTTGATTGATTCCAAATCGCACAGTCCCTCGGCTAAGAAAACGCCAAAGTCTTCAG TGTCCTCTTCCCCAGTTAAGAAGGTTTCTCCAGGCGAAGGGAAGGATCAACAAGAAG TTTCCAAGTCTCCGGTTAAGAAGGTTTCTCCAGGCAAAGGGAAGGACCAGCAAATGG GCTCCACTTCTCCGGTTAAGAAGGTTTCTCCAGGCAAAGGGAAAGGCCAGCAAATGG GCTCTCCTGCTCTCGGCTCCACTAACTAG
- the LOC134469155 gene encoding neurofilament heavy polypeptide-like isoform X21 has translation MRGPVLAVLVILLNALVCDVSTSPVKGVSPGKGKDQQMVSTSPAKEVSPGKGKEQQVSTSSVKKVSPGKGKDQQMDQLSEDDLIDSKSQIPSAKKTPKPTVSSSPVKVSPGKGKHQQMDQLSEDDVSKSHTPSAKKTQKPSVSSSPVKKVSPGKGKDQQMDQLSEDDLIHSKSKTPSTKKTSKPKVSSSPVKKVSPGKGKDQQEVSSSPVKKGSPGKGKDQQMDQLSEDDLIDSKTNTPSAKKTPKPKVSSSPVKKVSPGKGKDQQMDQLSEDDLIDSKSNTPSAKKTPKPTVSSSPVKKASPGKGKDQQMDQLSEDDLIDSKTNTPSAKKTPKPKVSSSPVKKVSPVKGKDQQIDQLSEDDLIDSKSNTPSAKKTPKPTVSSSPVKKVSPGKGKDQQMDQLSEDDLIASKSQTPSAKKTLKPTVSSSPVKKVSPGKGKDQQIDQLSEDMIDSKSNTPSAKKAPKPAVSSSPIKKVSPGKGKDQKEVSSPVKKVSPGKGKDQQMDQLSEDDVVDSKANTPSAKKTQKPTVSSSLVKKVSPGKGKDQQMDQLSEDDLIDSKSHSPSAKKTPKSSVSSSPVKKVSPGEGKDQQEVSKSPVKKVSPGKGKDQQMGSTSPVKKVSPGKGKGQQMGSPALGSTN, from the exons ATGAGGGGTCCAGTCTTGGCTGTGCTTGTCATCCTGCTTAATGCACTAGTATGTGATG TTTCCACCTCTCCAGTTAAAGGGGTTTCTCCAGGCAAAGGGAAGGATCAACAAATGG TTTCCACTTCCCCGGCTAAGGAGGTTTCTCCAGGCAAAGGGAAGGAACAACAAG TGTCCACTTCTTCGGTTAAGAAGGTTTCTCCAGGCAAAGGGAAGGATCAACAAATGG ATCAACTGAGTGAAGATGATTTGATTGATTCCAAATCGCAAATTCCCTCGGCCAAGAAAACCCCAAagcctacag TGTCTAGTTCTCCGGTTAAGGTTTCTCCAGGCAAAGGGAAGCATCAACAAATGG ATCAACTGAGTGAAGATGATGTTTCCAAATCACACACTCCCTCGGCCAAGAAAACCCAAAAGCCTTCAG TGTCCAGTTCTCCGGTTAAGAAGGTTTCTCCAGGCAAAGGGAAGGATCAACAAATGG ATCAACTGAGTGAAGATGATTTGATTCATTCTAAATCAAAGACTCCCTCGACCAAGAAAACGTCAAAGCCTAAAG TGTCCTCTTCTCCAGTTAAGAAGGTTTCTCCAGGCAAAGGGAAGGATCAACAAGAAG TGTCCAGTTCTCCGGTTAAGAAGGGTTCTCCAGGCAAAGGAAAGGATCAACAAATGG ATCAACTGAGTGAAGATGATCTGATTGATTCCAAAACAAACACTCCCTCGGCCAAGAAGACTCCAAAGCCTAAAG TGTCCAGTTCTCCGGTTAAGAAGGTTTCTCCAGGCAAAGGGAAGGATCAACAAATGG ATCAACTGAGTGAAGATGATTTGATTGATTCTAAATCAAACACTCCCTCGGCCAAGAAAACGCCAAagcctacag TGTCCAGTTCTCCGGTTAAGAAGGCTTCTCCAGGCAAAGGGAAGGATCAACAAATGG ATCAACTGAGTGAAGATGATCTGATTGATTCCAAAACAAACACTCCCTCGGCCAAGAAGACTCCAAAGCCTAAAG TGTCCAGTTCTCCGGTTAAGAAGGTTTCTCCAGTCAAAGGGAAGGATCAACAAATCG ATCAACTGAGTGAAGATGATTTGATTGATTCCAAATCAAACACTCCCTCGGCCAAGAAAACGCCAAagcctacag TGTCCAGTTCTCCGGTTAAGAAGGTTTCTCCAGGCAAAGGGAAGGATCAACAAATGG ATCAACTGAGTGAAGATGATTTGATTGCTTCCAAATCGCAAACTCCCTCGGCCAAGAAAACGCTAAAGCCTACAG TGTCCAGTTCTCCGGTTAAGAAGGTTTCTCCAGGCAAAGGGAAGGATCAACAAATTG ATCAACTGAGTGAAGATATGATTGATTCCAAATCAAACACTCCCTCGGCCAAGAAAGCACCAAAGCCTGCAG TGTCCAGTTCCCCAATTAAGAAGGTTTCTCCAGGCAAAGGGAAGGATCAAAAAGAAG TGTCTTCTCCGGTTAAGAAGGTTTCTCCAGGCAAAGGGAAGGATCAACAAATGG ATCAACTGAGTGAAGATGATGTGGTTGATTCCAAAGCAAACACTCCCTCGGCGAAGAAAACACAGAAGCCTACAG TGTCCAGTTCTCTGGTTAAGAAGGTTTCTCCAGGCAAAGGGAAGGATCAACAAATGG ATCAACTGAGTGAAGATGATTTGATTGATTCCAAATCGCACAGTCCCTCGGCTAAGAAAACGCCAAAGTCTTCAG TGTCCTCTTCCCCAGTTAAGAAGGTTTCTCCAGGCGAAGGGAAGGATCAACAAGAAG TTTCCAAGTCTCCGGTTAAGAAGGTTTCTCCAGGCAAAGGGAAGGACCAGCAAATGG GCTCCACTTCTCCGGTTAAGAAGGTTTCTCCAGGCAAAGGGAAAGGCCAGCAAATGG GCTCTCCTGCTCTCGGCTCCACTAACTAG